From Rubrivirga sp. SAORIC476, a single genomic window includes:
- a CDS encoding CoA pyrophosphatase, with protein MPHLDALVATLTDRLRHPLPGHAAHAEMAPFPARATEETLSIERNEGRPAATLILLYPDTDAEAHFVLTVRHAGLRDHAGQVSLPGGRLEAEESPEEAARREAFEEVGVAPEAVSLIGRLTPIYIPPSRFSVWPIVASTPERPPFVAQETEVAAVLDVPVADVLDPARRGRSMREAPLGRFDVPYFDLAGREVWGATAMMLAEFAALARS; from the coding sequence ATGCCTCACCTCGACGCGCTCGTCGCCACCCTCACCGACCGCCTTCGCCACCCGCTGCCCGGCCACGCGGCGCACGCCGAGATGGCGCCGTTCCCGGCGCGGGCGACCGAGGAGACCCTGTCTATCGAGCGCAACGAGGGGCGCCCGGCGGCCACCCTCATCCTCCTCTATCCCGACACGGACGCCGAGGCCCACTTCGTGCTGACGGTCCGCCATGCCGGCCTCCGCGACCACGCCGGGCAGGTGTCGCTGCCGGGGGGGCGGCTGGAGGCGGAGGAGAGCCCCGAGGAGGCCGCCCGCCGGGAAGCGTTCGAGGAAGTCGGCGTCGCGCCCGAGGCGGTCTCGCTCATCGGAAGACTGACACCGATCTACATCCCCCCGTCGCGGTTCTCGGTCTGGCCCATCGTCGCCAGCACGCCCGAGCGGCCGCCGTTCGTGGCGCAGGAGACGGAAGTGGCGGCGGTCCTCGACGTGCCCGTGGCCGACGTGCTGGACCCCGCCCGGCGCGGGCGCTCCATGCGCGAGGCGCCGCTCGGTCGCTTCGACGTGCCGTACTTCGACCTCGCCGGACGCGAGGTCTGGGGCGCGACTGCTATGATGCTGGCCGAGTTCGCTGCCCTCGCCCGCAGCTAG
- the ubiE gene encoding bifunctional demethylmenaquinone methyltransferase/2-methoxy-6-polyprenyl-1,4-benzoquinol methylase UbiE, with translation MTKPPIGQAPGKRQHVEAMFDAIAPRYDALNRVLSFGIDIRWRKRAVALLSDAIAGRPERLLDVATGTGDLAIEALSLAPDEVVGVDISDGMLEGGRVKVRKQGLDGRVTLVQGDAADLPFEDGAFDGAFVAFGVRNFEDLQAGLVGIRRVLRPGAPLVILETSQPTAFPFKQGYQVYARHIMPKVGKAISGNAEAYEYLPESAREFPYGEAFLREMRAAGFTDCIDQPQTFGVASLYRGLA, from the coding sequence GTGACCAAACCGCCCATCGGCCAGGCTCCCGGCAAGCGCCAGCACGTCGAGGCCATGTTCGACGCCATTGCCCCCCGCTACGACGCGCTCAACCGCGTCCTCTCGTTCGGCATCGACATCCGCTGGCGCAAGCGCGCCGTGGCGCTCCTGTCGGACGCCATCGCGGGTCGCCCGGAGCGCCTGCTCGACGTGGCGACCGGGACCGGCGACCTCGCCATCGAGGCCCTCTCCCTCGCCCCCGACGAGGTGGTCGGGGTCGACATCTCGGACGGGATGCTGGAGGGCGGGCGCGTGAAGGTCCGCAAACAGGGACTGGACGGCCGCGTGACGCTCGTCCAGGGCGACGCCGCCGACCTGCCGTTCGAGGACGGTGCATTCGACGGCGCCTTCGTGGCGTTCGGCGTCCGCAACTTCGAGGATCTCCAGGCGGGGCTGGTCGGCATCCGGCGCGTCCTCCGGCCGGGCGCGCCGCTCGTGATTCTGGAGACCAGCCAGCCGACGGCCTTTCCGTTCAAGCAGGGCTACCAGGTCTACGCGCGCCACATCATGCCGAAAGTGGGCAAGGCGATCAGCGGCAACGCGGAGGCCTACGAGTACCTCCCGGAGTCGGCCCGCGAGTTTCCCTACGGGGAGGCGTTCCTGCGCGAGATGCGCGCGGCGGGCTTCACCGACTGCATCGACCAGCCGCAGACGTTCGGCGTCGCGAGTCTCTACCGCGGCCTGGCGTAG
- a CDS encoding PhoH family protein codes for MLFGFNDVYLRRIESAFTDTRIVARGDQLKLRGPADQIARIERVIGELIVILNRNGNLTENDVDTVLDLARVGTGLQRSGGQDAILFTPFGGTIQAKTPGQARLVEAARQSDIVFAVGPAGTGKTYTAVALAVSALKSRQVKKIVLARPAVEAGESLGFLPGGLRDKVDPYLRPLYDALDDMIERDKLPSYLERNIIEIVPLAYMRGRTLNTSFVILDEAQNATTGQMKMFLTRLGAGSRAIVTGDASQTDLPSRTQSGLVRAREILDGVDGISFIDFGKEDVVRHKLVKDIIAAYERAGDE; via the coding sequence ATGCTGTTCGGCTTCAACGACGTCTACCTGCGCCGCATCGAGTCGGCGTTCACGGACACCCGCATCGTCGCCCGCGGCGACCAGCTCAAGCTCCGCGGCCCGGCCGACCAGATCGCCCGCATCGAGCGCGTGATCGGCGAGCTGATCGTGATCCTGAACCGGAATGGCAACCTGACCGAGAACGACGTCGACACGGTGCTCGACCTCGCGCGGGTGGGGACGGGCCTCCAGCGCTCGGGCGGGCAGGACGCGATCCTGTTCACCCCCTTCGGCGGCACCATCCAGGCCAAGACGCCCGGCCAAGCCCGCCTCGTGGAGGCCGCGCGCCAGTCCGACATCGTGTTCGCGGTCGGCCCGGCGGGCACGGGCAAGACTTACACGGCCGTCGCGCTGGCCGTGAGCGCGCTCAAGAGCCGGCAGGTCAAGAAGATCGTCCTGGCCCGGCCTGCCGTCGAGGCGGGCGAGAGCCTCGGCTTCCTGCCCGGCGGCCTCCGCGACAAGGTGGACCCGTACCTGCGCCCGCTCTACGACGCGCTCGACGACATGATCGAGCGCGACAAGCTGCCCAGCTACCTCGAGCGCAACATCATCGAGATCGTGCCGCTGGCCTACATGCGCGGGCGGACGCTCAACACGTCGTTCGTCATCCTCGACGAGGCCCAGAACGCCACCACGGGCCAGATGAAGATGTTCCTGACGCGCCTCGGCGCGGGCTCTCGCGCCATCGTCACCGGCGACGCGTCACAGACCGACCTGCCGTCGCGGACGCAGTCCGGCCTCGTCCGCGCGCGAGAGATCCTCGACGGCGTCGACGGCATCTCGTTCATCGACTTCGGCAAGGAAGACGTGGTGCGCCACAAGCTGGTCAAGGACATCATCGCGGCCTACGAGCGGGCCGGGGACGAGTGA
- a CDS encoding isochorismate synthase MenF translates to MALTPLAPAASAPALLGQELDRAVRRWRGDRVLRVATPVEPVDPLLWAAAQTASPTHYWRGRSEAEAWAGVGVATGLDGPSLDDLARLGDVMASLPPDARLATTARFDSAAEVGEEWTAFGAVRLVLPRVELRSDGKAATLAVHLMPGESPRVAREALAAIRPARADVSGALPLPYMRRDDPARAEWDRMLRWALGAFATGDLGKVVLARRARFLFEEPVDAVALLRRLEAATPRCYHALVAPGAGPSFLTATPERLLRLDGRTLQTEAVAGTRPRSETDAADDRLRAELLDSEKDRREHAFVRDAIVGALAPLSSRVEADGEAAALTLARGRHLRTGIQATLAEGVGVAEVLRALHPTPAVGGTPTAAALDAIDRQEPFDRGLYAGPIGWIGRAADGTEAADLAVGIRSGLVDGRSLSLYSGAGIVAGSDPASEWAEIELKIGDFARVLGLTPVPD, encoded by the coding sequence GTGGCCCTCACTCCGCTCGCCCCGGCCGCCTCGGCCCCCGCCCTCCTCGGCCAGGAGCTCGACCGGGCGGTCCGCCGCTGGCGGGGGGACCGTGTCCTCCGCGTGGCCACGCCCGTCGAGCCGGTGGATCCGCTCCTCTGGGCCGCCGCTCAGACCGCCTCCCCGACCCACTACTGGCGCGGCCGGTCGGAGGCCGAGGCCTGGGCGGGCGTCGGCGTCGCCACGGGGCTGGACGGGCCATCGCTGGACGACCTCGCCCGCCTCGGCGACGTGATGGCGTCGCTCCCCCCGGACGCGCGCCTCGCGACCACGGCCCGCTTCGACAGCGCGGCCGAGGTAGGGGAGGAGTGGACCGCGTTCGGCGCCGTCCGCCTGGTGCTGCCGCGCGTCGAGCTTCGGTCGGACGGGAAGGCCGCGACGCTGGCCGTCCACCTGATGCCCGGCGAGTCGCCGCGCGTGGCGCGCGAGGCGCTGGCGGCCATTCGCCCTGCCCGTGCCGACGTCTCGGGCGCGCTGCCGCTGCCCTACATGCGCCGCGATGACCCCGCTCGCGCCGAGTGGGATCGGATGCTGCGGTGGGCCCTCGGCGCCTTCGCGACCGGCGACCTCGGCAAGGTGGTGCTGGCCCGGCGGGCGCGCTTCCTGTTCGAGGAGCCCGTCGACGCGGTCGCGCTGCTGCGTCGGCTGGAGGCGGCGACGCCGCGCTGCTACCACGCGCTGGTGGCGCCGGGCGCCGGGCCGTCGTTCCTGACCGCGACCCCCGAACGCCTCCTCCGCCTCGACGGACGGACGCTCCAGACCGAGGCTGTCGCGGGCACGCGACCGCGCTCCGAGACCGACGCCGCCGACGACCGCCTCCGCGCCGAACTCCTCGACAGCGAGAAAGACCGCCGCGAGCACGCCTTCGTCCGCGACGCCATCGTGGGGGCGCTCGCGCCGCTCTCCAGCCGCGTCGAGGCCGACGGCGAGGCCGCCGCGCTGACGCTCGCGCGAGGCCGCCACCTCCGTACCGGCATCCAGGCGACGCTCGCCGAGGGCGTCGGCGTGGCCGAGGTGCTGCGCGCGCTCCATCCGACACCCGCCGTCGGGGGGACGCCCACGGCCGCCGCGCTGGACGCCATCGACCGCCAGGAGCCGTTCGACCGCGGCCTCTACGCCGGGCCCATCGGCTGGATCGGCCGCGCCGCCGACGGCACCGAGGCGGCCGACCTCGCCGTCGGCATCCGCTCCGGGCTCGTCGACGGCCGCTCGCTGTCGCTCTACTCCGGCGCGGGCATCGTCGCGGGGTCCGACCCGGCCTCCGAGTGGGCCGAGATCGAACTCAAGATCGGCGACTTCGCGCGCGTCCTCGGCCTGACCCCGGTACCCGACTGA
- the dapF gene encoding diaminopimelate epimerase — protein sequence MLDRPALVVPFTKMNGAGNDFLVLDNRFLRFTVGELETLARTFCPRRTGIGADGLLALDEPDADGAAFRMRYRNADGSLGTMCGNGARCLARFAARAGLGTEADGVVDLVFDTDGGRYRARVEGRAGSGPVELDVPPPRDFGPADTRGGEAVLRIWTGTEHAVVFAADVDAADVAGVGPRLRHDPAFAPTGTNVDFVEVVGPDRVRVRTFEKGVEAETLACGTGAVASALVAHLDGRLGEGSERSVAVEMPGGTLTVGFRAEGEAVAGLTLAGPAETVYEGTLEWRG from the coding sequence ATGCTCGACCGCCCCGCCCTCGTGGTCCCGTTCACCAAGATGAACGGCGCCGGCAACGACTTCCTCGTCCTCGACAACCGCTTCCTCCGGTTCACGGTCGGCGAGCTGGAGACGCTCGCGCGCACCTTCTGCCCCCGCCGCACCGGCATCGGGGCGGACGGACTGCTGGCACTCGACGAGCCCGACGCCGACGGTGCGGCCTTCCGCATGCGCTACCGCAACGCCGACGGTTCGCTCGGCACGATGTGCGGCAACGGCGCCCGCTGCCTCGCCCGCTTCGCCGCCCGGGCCGGCCTCGGCACCGAGGCCGACGGGGTCGTGGACCTCGTGTTCGACACCGACGGCGGACGGTACCGCGCCCGTGTCGAGGGCCGCGCCGGGTCCGGGCCGGTCGAACTGGACGTGCCGCCGCCACGCGACTTCGGCCCCGCCGACACCCGAGGTGGGGAGGCCGTCCTCCGCATCTGGACCGGCACCGAGCACGCCGTCGTGTTCGCCGCCGACGTGGACGCGGCCGACGTGGCGGGCGTCGGACCGCGCCTCCGTCACGACCCGGCGTTCGCCCCCACCGGCACCAACGTCGACTTCGTCGAGGTCGTCGGGCCTGACCGCGTTCGCGTGCGGACGTTCGAGAAGGGCGTCGAGGCGGAGACGCTGGCGTGCGGCACGGGCGCGGTCGCGTCGGCGCTGGTCGCCCACCTCGACGGCCGGCTGGGCGAGGGCAGCGAGCGGTCGGTGGCCGTCGAGATGCCCGGCGGGACGCTGACGGTCGGCTTCCGCGCCGAGGGCGAGGCCGTGGCCGGGCTGACGCTCGCCGGCCCCGCCGAGACGGTCTACGAGGGCACGCTCGAATGGCGGGGGTGA
- a CDS encoding MBL fold metallo-hydrolase, producing MTYGDLDIHALPEGRFTVGLDKRFVPHAEGDPARPGTLFISVTPFLVRTPEATLLIDTGLGSWAEGRGTEFLLEGLARLGVAPEGVDRVLLSHLHFDHSGGAITPVGPDAWQPTFPAADYVVQRAELTADGYAGESARARDLVAETLDREGQLVLVDGDTEVGRVGLEVTGGHTGAHQLLRIHSGDLQAVFAGDVLGTPGAVTRRYQAKYDIDGAASQAWRDRLVAEAAEAGHLLLFYHSTAQPAAFVAVNGRGVREVEPVAL from the coding sequence TTGACCTACGGCGACCTCGACATCCACGCGCTGCCCGAAGGGCGCTTCACGGTCGGGCTGGACAAGCGTTTCGTGCCGCACGCCGAGGGCGACCCGGCGCGGCCGGGGACGCTGTTCATCTCCGTGACCCCGTTTCTCGTACGCACGCCCGAGGCGACGCTCCTGATCGACACCGGGCTCGGGTCGTGGGCGGAGGGGCGCGGGACGGAGTTCCTGCTGGAGGGCCTCGCCCGCCTCGGCGTCGCGCCGGAGGGCGTCGACCGGGTGCTCCTGTCGCACCTGCACTTCGACCACTCCGGCGGCGCGATCACGCCCGTCGGGCCGGACGCCTGGCAGCCGACCTTCCCCGCGGCCGATTACGTCGTCCAGCGCGCCGAGCTGACGGCGGACGGCTACGCGGGCGAGTCGGCGCGGGCACGCGACCTCGTGGCCGAGACGCTGGACCGCGAGGGCCAGCTGGTGCTGGTCGACGGCGACACCGAGGTGGGGCGGGTCGGGCTGGAGGTGACGGGCGGCCACACGGGAGCGCACCAGCTCCTGCGGATCCACTCGGGCGACCTCCAGGCCGTCTTCGCGGGGGACGTGCTGGGCACGCCGGGTGCGGTCACGCGACGCTACCAGGCCAAGTACGACATCGACGGCGCGGCGTCGCAGGCCTGGCGCGACCGCCTCGTGGCCGAGGCCGCCGAGGCGGGCCACTTGCTGCTGTTCTACCACTCGACTGCCCAGCCCGCCGCGTTCGTCGCCGTCAACGGGCGCGGGGTACGCGAGGTGGAGCCCGTCGCGTTGTAG
- a CDS encoding SDR family NAD(P)-dependent oxidoreductase gives MSLTVFITGASTGIGAACARAFAAQGDRVILAARSADALRILTDDLNGSLGAGTALAVPLDVTDAQAHLAALADLPADWAEVDVAVLNAGLSKGLDPVWKASVEDVDLQVDVNVKGVVNGFRAVVPGMLARGRGHVITLGSTAAHTVYPGGVVYCATKAAVLALTNGLKVDLHGTPVRATTVSPGIVETDFSLVRFDGDQERADAVYADTNALTAEDVADAVVYCAHAPEHVNVQELLLTPRVQSGYTMIARGEAAEGL, from the coding sequence GTGTCTCTGACCGTCTTTATCACCGGCGCCTCGACGGGCATCGGCGCCGCGTGTGCCCGCGCCTTCGCCGCCCAGGGCGACCGCGTGATCCTCGCCGCTCGCTCCGCCGACGCCCTCCGCATCCTCACCGACGACCTGAACGGATCGCTCGGGGCGGGCACGGCCCTCGCCGTCCCACTCGACGTCACCGACGCGCAGGCCCACCTCGCCGCACTCGCCGACCTGCCCGCCGACTGGGCCGAGGTGGACGTGGCCGTCCTCAACGCAGGGCTTTCGAAGGGCCTCGACCCGGTCTGGAAGGCCTCCGTCGAAGACGTGGACCTGCAGGTGGACGTCAACGTGAAGGGCGTCGTGAACGGATTCCGGGCGGTCGTGCCGGGGATGCTGGCGCGAGGGCGCGGGCACGTCATCACGCTCGGCTCCACGGCCGCGCACACCGTCTATCCCGGCGGCGTGGTGTACTGCGCCACGAAGGCCGCCGTGCTGGCACTCACCAACGGCCTCAAGGTCGACCTCCACGGGACGCCCGTCCGCGCCACGACGGTGTCGCCCGGCATCGTCGAGACGGACTTCTCGCTCGTCCGATTCGACGGTGATCAGGAACGGGCCGACGCCGTCTACGCCGACACGAACGCGCTCACGGCCGAGGACGTGGCTGACGCGGTCGTCTACTGCGCCCATGCACCGGAGCATGTCAACGTCCAGGAGCTGCTGCTGACGCCGCGCGTCCAGTCGGGCTACACGATGATCGCGCGCGGGGAGGCGGCGGAGGGGCTCTAG